The Vespa velutina chromosome 2, iVesVel2.1, whole genome shotgun sequence sequence AgagattgaaatttataagataatgGCTATTTATAGAtctatgtttttaatatttaaaaaaaaaaaaagaaagagagatagagagagaagaaaaagaaaaatggatataatattttctaggAGTTCGCCTGCAATGGGACAGTAATTGAACACCCAGAGTACGGGGAGGTGCTGCAGCTGCAGGGGGACCAGCGAGAAAATATATGCCAGTGGTTAACAAAGTCAGGTCTGGCCAAACCTGACCAACTCAAAGTCCATGGTTTTTAATCGACAAACCACCCATGCCACTATATAAGGCAATTCCACATTCatcaatatataatacctTATCATCTTAAATTATCTGTATCAGTCACTATCACTTGTTGATACTTCGTGGGATAccttattatatacacatatatatttcaataaaaaaaaaaaaataaataaaataaaaaaaattaaaaaaaaaaaaaaactatataacACAGTACCGAGATATAGGCACAATATTCTAATCAGACGTTTTTTCTAAGATTTTAGGAAGCAATATTTTACCGCTTTATGTTAGATAATCCAATGAAGGTGTCACGCTtaaaataatagtgataatagtAGAATTTTGAGAAGATAAGTATACAAAGGATAGACAGAAATAGCAACAGATGGTTTGGTTCAGTAATAGATAGTATGTATCTGGGCGCTATAGACGTGTtcagagagagattgaaaagtATTGTTACCTTAGGCTTCGAGATTGGCTTCTTTATGTAATCAAGAATGCGTTGGTTTATACATTAGGAAAAGCAAACTTGGTGTTTGCCCTCTTGGTGtcatctttttaattttgtgcctctgattttatacaaattacatttttgttttctttctttattttttttcttttttttttttttttttctttttcttcctcattttttctcattatttctcattctttttcatttttttctcatttcttctcctcttttctcctttttttttcattttttttttcctcatttgttaaaaaataaatttttactgTAACAAATGTTATTTCAAATGTTAAGCTATGTTTCATATTCTTTCTAATGCGGTaattaacgaaaatttattgttCACAATAAAAAGATGTGGCTGTTCtctaaagtaaataaatagtaatttgACTTGAGTTTTATGCgtctatttatcttattttttttaaccatattactgttactaaactactactattactacactactactacatATTTGTATCGTctgaaataatgataagatcGTGTAAATTGTGTCTATTTCACATAagtatttagaaaattaatttcaataaacaaCAAAGTTGTTAATGTTagtaatttatatgtaatttgaACTTTCCTcaatcgttgaaaataatataacttgcttaaaaaaattcattaagacTTATTGTATCCGTTTTCTGTTTGTATTTGCTTAAGCATCGATCTAGTTTTAAAACACCAATGTTTTGTAACTATGATGTTTTCCAAAATATAgtcaatatataaatcatgttttttatattttcaactttattattattattattatcattattgtaatataaaataagagagtaaaaatattatttcattgatgtCCAAACAATTCtaattttgtttgaaatttttatttatattgcaaaattacatttatattgaaatatttattaaaataataagagagaaaaaatttgtatataaaatcaaatatatatatatacatatatatatatgcacacatatatatatatatacatatatataaaaatagctatgaaagagaaatattaaagaaaattgatgTTAAAATATACAGACCCATAGAAACATGTTCCGGCATTGTTATCCGGATACAATAATCGAGGACACGACTTTCACTTTTACTATGGCAGTTCAATCGTAAACTCATCgttacaaatataaaacgtacgtaagtattttgtaaaaagacATTAacaatctataaataattaatatatgagaTTACGTTGACATTCATGTGACTGaggaaaaataatcattataaaaatgctaataaaataataattatcattgcaGGAAATTAACaagaatacatataaatttattttctactatATTTTTGACAAGAATCTAATAAAGAATCTGAAGTTATGAAGTTGAtagttcgtattttttttcataatcatttcaatttttaattgttatagtATTATTTCAATACAAACCTGATAGATCATTTGGTTTTTCAGTTGTCTGATGATCCAAGCACTTGCCTATGATCCAGACGataaatctttgaaaaatatcttattaccTGGCGGTCAATTCGAAGCATTTTatttaaagggaaaagaagcTGAAGAACAAAATGCTGCGAGACCAGCACATCTACATGGAACTTTTCATCTTTACAGAAATCCTGCTTTAGTTGATGCACCTAACAGTGCCGCTTATGGTTTTCGATTTGATGGAAAACgtcgtttcaattttaattaatttttttttttttttttttttctttttctttttacaacaTACTATTAAACTAATATAGCAACTTAAATGAATCTAATATTTAATCTACATAAagaatagataaatttattctttaaaccTCTCAcacaattttctaatatatttctaaaaattatatattcatatgtacgagaataattctataaaaaaattttattatattaaggtTATATGATTGATGTgtattgtatgtgtgtgtgtgtatgtgtgtgtgtgaatataatttacattataagaatagaaaaatatttttaaatatatcaaacgttattatcttataatcGCGaatcacaaatatatatatatatatgaacatgtATTAagctatataaataaatgtgtgCGCACTTcattaatatgtttataatatcttatataacagtattttgatttttaaaaatatatcaaatatgatGAGACATTCAAAGAATATGTACAGAAATTccagatttttatatatatgattgatACAATggtatttgatatttttttttcttttctaagcAATATATGTTTACATGATACAAGATTCAACAGTTTTCTTTACAGCATCTCGTGCGTATGGTATATATGATAAGGAATACCAAGTCATTGCTATAGAttgaataatgataaatataagagCCAAACCAGGATTGTGTAACTAAAacataaagataatttaatcatataataGTCCCAACGATCAAATATGTCACATGTTTTACTTACATGTAAAGCTGCAAATAATGTTATACCGATCGATACGAATACTAAAATAGTTGCAATAATTCTTGTTGCAGCaaacatcttttttatttgatttactGGACCCATCAAAAAACAAGTACTGCAAGAGAAATTATCTATTAAAGTAGAACaatctaaatataaaaag is a genomic window containing:
- the LOC124947254 gene encoding vesicle transport protein SFT2B isoform X2, with the translated sequence MDKLRRALSGKEECDEESGIITQVMDQTTLSWSTRIKGFAICFVIGILCSFLGSFALFLRKGLTVFAIFYTLGNIISLASTCFLMGPVNQIKKMFAATRIIATILVFVSIGITLFAALHLHNPGLALIFIIIQSIAMTWYSLSYIPYARDAVKKTVESCIM